TACaacatagtttaatttaattaacaattattaacaAAATCAAATTTTACATACCGAATATTCTATCTAacttaaataacttaaaaaaaaattgtactacctaatttatttttaacaatttttatgaATTAGAATGAATTTAATCGACGCTTTTTGAGTGTACTTTTTGTAATCATTGTGTGAACTTACTCAGAGCAGTTATGCGGTTGCACGCCTCGGATAAAGTTTAGAACTTCGTAGACGTTAACTCGTTCGGTGTGTAAGGCGGCCGGCCCGCTCGTGCTGTTCACATACTCGTAGTAGCGATCTGCGTAGATCGCGCGCACGAACGGGTGCGCTTTCTCCCACTGCACAGGTAGACGTTGGACCCCTGAACAAATGTATATTGTTTAATCGATGCATTTACAGTGTTTTGATATGTGGTGATGCGACAGTATCTGATTGGAGACATTGCCCATTATAATATGAGGACTAacatattcccgcgacttcaagTACGTGGAGCAGTCGAAGTTGTTGTAGTACTGGTCGGCGGGGGCTCGCTCGATGATCTCCCCCAGGTAAGGCCTGCGAACGATGCCAGGCAGGCGGAAGCCCAGACGGCGGCAGCACTGGTAGCCACCGCGACGGAAGCCCCAGCTGTGATGACTAACTTACATCCGATCCTGGAGCAGTCGAAGTTGTTGTAGTACTGGTCGGCGGTGGCTCGCTCGATGATCTCCCCCAGGTAAGGCCTGCGCACGATGCCAGGCAGGCGGAAGCCCAGCCGGCGGCGGCACTGGTAGCCGCCGCGACGGAAGCCCCAGCTGTGATGACTAACTTACATCCAATCCTGGAGCAGTCGAAGTTGTTGTAGTACTGGTCGGCGGTGGCTCGCTCGATGATCTCCCCCAGGTAAGGCCTGCGCACGATGCTGGGCAGGCGGAAGCCCGGCCGGCGGCGGCACTGGTAGCCGCCGCGACGGAAGCCCCAGCTGTGATGACTAACTTACATCCAATCCTGGAGCAGTCGAAGTTGTTGTAGTACTGGTCGGCGGTGGCTCGCTCGATGATCTCCCCCAGGTAAGGCCTGCGCACGATGCTGGGCAGGCGGAAGCCCGGCCGGCAGCGGCACTGGTAGCCGCCGCGACGGAAGCCCCAGCCGTGGATCGGCTCGCACTAGGATTAAAAGGAAGGAAATTTTTACATTACAagtttttaatcattttaactAAGTCAAtactaaatatatcaaaaatgaGATATATTAATGACGTCTTTTACTTATTTGGCAAGGCAAGTCCATAATATGTTGAGATACGATTTCTAAATATTCATACCTCAGTAGTCTCCTCCTTACACCTGGCAGTGGACGCAAATCTATTTGGTTTGTCGTTCCCCTCGCTGGGCGGGCACTGGTTTATATCTATCCTGTCATAGTCCATCTCCATCACGACTGCTGCTGTGTACCTGTTGATTTCATTAATCAATCAGaaagtcactacccatattgtaaaaGCAAAAATGTgtaatatttgtttgtttgtccttcaatcaccccGCAATGGATCAATGGATCGACGAGATTTCTTCGTTTGGATGGgtatagtaaaagacctggagaatgacattatacaaaatcaaagagtacccacaggatttataaaaaaccgaaatccataTGGATGAAGCTGCGGGCTTACCTTTTACGAAATAACTAGCTTAATCCAGTGACtttgtcagcgtggactacacaaatttcgaacccctattttcccCCTCAgaggttggattttcaaaaatcctttcttagaggatgcctacgtcataattagtATCTGcaaaccaaatttcagcccgatccgtccaacagtttgagctgtgcgttgatagatcagtcagtcagtcagtcaccttttccttttatatgatccatccaggagtttgagctgtgtgttgatagatcagtcagtcaccatttccttttattatgGTATTGTATTGCCAACATTTTTTTACTGAAATCAAATCTGTTACTAAGTTATAAAGAATGAAAATGTACATGTATTATGAACATTATGGTTAAGGGGTAAAAGGCACCTAAATTTTTCagaattatgtgcattttaatcaattaaatatcacttgctttaatggtgaaggaaaacatcgtgaggaaacctacatgtctgagagttctccataatcaccacccatattataaatccaagtgtcttggtttgttggcttgtccttcaatcacgtcacaacagagcaacagatcaatgtgattttttgcatgggtatagttaaataccAGAAGAGTGACATACTACTtgaggctacttttaatcccagaaaattaagagttcccacaggattttcaaaaacctaaatccaagcagaTGAAGTGGCGTGGTGCCTGCCACTTCGTCTAGTGTTTTCAataaagtctgtcaatccacacttggccagcgtggtgggcttTGACCAAACCCTTTCATTCTGacatgagacccgtgctcagtaggtaggtaggtaggtgatgggttgatcacgataatgatgatgaattgttACTTACGTTGGATATTCAATATGTCTGAACTGTGTGTGTCTAGGAAAGATGTCAGCAACTGGTGACACGGCTGCCACCAGCCACTTGTTGAGTCTGCCACAGTCAAAGTAGGGCTTCGTCCAGTTCACTGGACCAGGTGTCTATAAATTAAcacaatttatataaaaatccacATGTACTAAATAATAGACACAAGTGTTCTgttgtctttaaaaaaaatggggatatacatttgtgggaatgaatgtaatattttttaataaaatttcagtCACATTTAGACTTTACATAAGTTCAcaaagtgcggaaaccagccaaGAGCAAAGAACAAGTTTACAAATCTATTAAAAACTATGCTTCTTAAAATAGTATGTTGTATAATAGAAGAATATGTAAGTAAAAGATTGGAtttcaaagacctggagagtgacttagctactttttatctgggGAAATCAAACCCAccagatatttaaaaatttgtgtatattatgtacctcTAGGAAAAAGTTGTGGGCCAttagctagttttcaataattcTATATGAAAAATAGTTAATGGAtcgaaaatgaaaaataaaacaataagtcTTACAAAAATGCAAGCTCAATTATTTATAAGAGGTTTGCAATTTTAATTGTATCCTAACTACTTTTGCTGTTTTTTTTGTGGATCTTTTCAGTAGTACAGGCTTTCCATGCCTGTGGTTATCTTGATGTAAAAATACTCTTAGCAACAATAAAATTGcctgcataaaataaatatatttttgacttCATACAAACCTCATCATTTCCTGGTGGTCCGTGGAAAGTGAACGTCTCATTAGTGTTATTTGCATATCTGATTTCAACTTGATAAGTTGTTTTGGTGTCATGTCGCTTGTCCACTTTGTCAGGCAACCACAGTGAATACCATTCGTTTATGCGATAGAAATCAGACGTATAGTCTTTAGACCAGCTGTCGGGGTCATAAGCCCCCAAATCTTCCACATGGAATGTGTTCAGTGTCGATATCTTTTGTAAATGGACGGGATCATTAAAATCATCTGCTCTTAAAGCTCTAGGCGCGAATCTCGGCATAGTCTTGTTGAAGAATCCTCGGTAAGACGATGTGTACGACGTATTAGGCGAAAAATATAACGAACTGGCGTTAATCAACGGGTTCGCAGACACATCAGCTACTGACGATAGGAAATAATACATCATACCTGGGTCATACGTATCGTTTATAGCAGGTCTTATAAACCTCGATTGGAGGATGTAACTCCAGAAAAACGCTCTGGTCATAGCCATGTTGTGTAAATGTAACATAGCCGTTCGGTTCGGAAACACTGGGTTGATGTTTATTTCTTTTACATCGGGATGGTGGGAGACCGAGTCTTCTGGTAAGAAGAGATCGTCTAGATGACTTATATAGCAGTTGTCAGCTGAAATCTTGTCCAATTTACCCCGAATCTCATCAACAGAATCCCGTATTTGCCATTCATACTGTCCGGCCACACCCCACAATAACGCAAACAATGAAATTAATAACAatacacaattaaatttttccaTTGTTACTTATACACTATAAACATTTCAAATTAAGTTAAAGCTCTGTATTTCAGTGGACAGTTCAGTCAATTATGaggatttttaatttgtttcgcCCACATCGTATTCCTTAACCGAAAATTGTTTTGATTTGACAGGCTCAAGCAATAAGCATCAAAGGCTGACAGCTTCTGTAATTGACAGATTGACAGTGACAACAAAACTGCAAAGCTGTTCGAATCTCTATGGGTTGAGTCGCCGCATCGGCAAAGTTGCCAAGAGGTTACAAAATATTCGTACTATTTGGCTTTAAATGTTTGCATCCTACCTTCGTAATATTTCATAACTTATACCTATGACTTATACTTAGCTATAttcgtcccgcaaattgctaatgcgcgtggctgccattttagttctaaactgaagtttcgagctgttggtatatttttatttcggctgacgtccgcgtcaaaatgacgtcattccgaGGTTAATGAGtcatggttccagtgcaatagcaatttgtgggacttataactcgtaaaattttactcctcacgtgccatttttaCTAATTGTGTCCAATTTCAGTTCATAAGTAATTACAATTTCagtccttattataaaggcgaacatgacagttgatccataTAGTtgaaatggcgcatgaggagtcatgTTGTACGGACTATGCATAAAATAGGATTTGACTATATGGTTGTTTTCTTATTTTTGCCATTTTTACATGTCAAGCAAATCCAACTTTAAATTACGTAAATCACGGCGCTTatgcactgcacttccgtcatccgagttctaacCGTCATctgtgagaataccagcgattatctacgacaataatattatagttaattacttatgtcataagctgaaagctcccatacaaaacaaaaaggaacgtattttcatggactctgatcggatgagtgcgtaaccgccgttaaaCTATAATATAACAGAGATTCGTAGGATTTGCCAGTTTACATCTGGCAATgctgctatttaaaaaaacaataaaaaacgaAAAGAAATTGTCTATTCTTAACCTCAACTTTACCAGTTTGAATGATAAACAATtggtaaattaattataatgataacTAAATTATAACCAGTAGAGACTGTGATAGACACGTAATCATGGCTGGAACGTTATTCCGTAAGCTTTTAGAGATATTTCATACTATTTCACCCGTCTATAAGTGATAAATTATCCACAATTTCTTTTTTTAGGTTCCTTCTTTATTAATGCGACTTTATCtcttcaaaaacaaaatattacggCAATTGTAAGTAAAGAAACCTATCTTTCTATCAGTTCTATAGGCacagatattttaacatttttagatccaaacaaaaaaaacccaacctaaaatattaaaaaaaacaatacatttTCAGAGATCTATCAACACAGGTTCAGTATATTATGCTGCTCGTAAAGGAACAAGGGCTAAGGCGCGAGCCAAGAAAGTAAAGGTTGAAATCACTAAAGTAGGTTTCATTCCTCATAACCAGCGAGGGAAAGATAAGTAAGTTAATATTATGTCTCAGTTATTCATCAGCTGTAGAAAAAGTGCTGGGTTTTTCGATCAAGAAATTCAATAGCAAGGCGACATATTTTAAGGTAGTGAACAggtacataccacaattaatttgatgtttttatttgtcgatatttcaacccaattgcacgtgtcgcggtcacgacgggactgcggtgttACGAGAGATGAaattcgagctgtcatgggcagtagcgaactacccccGTTCTTGTTCTTTTTGCTACAACTTCACGAGCTGCCCTTGGCCTTCTATTTGAAAGGTCGGGCGTTCCATCCCGGGCATGCATTTAAATAACTTTTAGTTAGCAGAGTTATATGTGTTTTAGGCAGTTAAAgatcacttactttaacagtgaatgaaaatattgtgaaaaaaacctgcatgtctCATGTctctgagagctctccataatgttctcaaaggtgtgaaaagtccaccaatctgcactgggccagtgTGTCAAAACTacagcctaaacccttctcattctgagagcagatCCATTCTCAGTAGTGCGCCGACGCCAacgatgggttgttcatgatgaaataaaaattacaggAAAGTCCAAGTAAATGTAAACAGGCACCAAGATGACTCATTCAAACAGGTTTCCAAAGACGATGTGTTCCCTATGCGCTACTACCAGTGGGTGGTGTACAGTGCAGAGGATGCGGTCAGGGCTCACCAGGAGACACACCACCCCACTATGTACAACGACCCTGATGCGTATGTGTACGCACAGGTGGAACTTAACATGGAAGCTGTTAAAAAGGTAAACTATACACTCTCGACATATTTTAACttagataatgtggctaattccattgtatagtacgattcaaacttaaatgcttCTGCGTGAAGCTAGCTTTGCGATCTTGCGCATGGTACACTCGAGAACTAAATCACTTAACATGTTTTACAAACAATAACTATAACAAAACAAAGTAACTTCTCAACTGgacagtac
The DNA window shown above is from Maniola hyperantus chromosome 10, iAphHyp1.2, whole genome shotgun sequence and carries:
- the LOC117985922 gene encoding uncharacterized protein, whose product is MEKFNCVLLLISLFALLWGVAGQYEWQIRDSVDEIRGKLDKISADNCYISHLDDLFLPEDSVSHHPDVKEININPVFPNRTAMLHLHNMAMTRAFFWSYILQSRFIRPAINDTYDPGMMYYFLSSVADVSANPLINASSLYFSPNTSYTSSYRGFFNKTMPRFAPRALRADDFNDPVHLQKISTLNTFHVEDLGAYDPDSWSKDYTSDFYRINEWYSLWLPDKVDKRHDTKTTYQVEIRYANNTNETFTFHGPPGNDETPGPVNWTKPYFDCGRLNKWLVAAVSPVADIFPRHTQFRHIEYPTYTAAVVMEMDYDRIDINQCPPSEGNDKPNRFASTARCKEETTECEPIHGWGFRRGGYQCRCRPGFRLPSIVRRPYLGEIIERATADQYYNNFDCSRIGWVQRLPVQWEKAHPFVRAIYADRYYEYVNSTSGPAALHTERVNVYEVLNFIRGVQPHNCSEYKPTDLFLNGDIAYGAEEQFENQAKMAVRLANFISAFLQVSDPQEVFSGTRVADKPLTEDQMLGETLALVLGDSKVWSAGTYWDRNKFTNRTFFAPFAYKTELNTRKFKLEDMARINKTGEAYTNKQWFQFLKQRWSTNFDSLEKFFLKMKIRDSELGKYLKHYERFPTFYRAANLKNGHWTQPYYDCKGPLKQWVITYASPFFGWDNVKVKLEFKGVVAVTMSLMQLDLNQCPDKYYIPNAFKSTDKCDKSSSYCVPIQGRGFDSGGYKCECLQGYEYPFEDLTTYYDGQIVEAEFQNIIEDKQTRIDMFKCRLAGAAAVQSSVVILLAVLMFLWKFR